The Calditrichota bacterium genome includes a window with the following:
- a CDS encoding T9SS type A sorting domain-containing protein, which yields MFTEIFHRINFRNTFLKTGLQRLFWIIIFCMVVQLQLVNAQELVLQDTTIIDNATFLEDSIVAGPNFTIASTGDVILNAENVALVPSLFVIQGGKLQVISGAQPVSIVKEGPHVPDKFVLYQNFPNPFNPNTTIKFDIPKISIIELGVYNILGQKVAVLAKGTYEAGTHKFNFDATLLASGEYVYYLRTDSHTHVGKMNLIK from the coding sequence ATGTTTACAGAAATCTTTCATCGGATAAACTTCCGGAATACGTTCTTAAAAACTGGACTGCAACGCCTGTTTTGGATAATAATTTTCTGCATGGTTGTTCAATTACAGTTGGTTAACGCCCAGGAATTGGTTTTGCAGGATACAACAATTATTGATAATGCCACCTTCTTAGAGGATTCGATTGTTGCGGGTCCTAATTTTACAATTGCCAGTACTGGTGATGTAATTTTAAATGCTGAAAATGTTGCCTTGGTCCCAAGTTTATTCGTAATCCAGGGTGGCAAACTTCAGGTCATATCCGGCGCTCAACCGGTGAGTATTGTCAAGGAAGGTCCACACGTACCAGACAAGTTTGTATTGTATCAAAATTTCCCCAACCCTTTTAATCCCAATACAACCATAAAATTTGATATACCTAAAATATCTATTATTGAATTAGGGGTTTATAATATTTTGGGACAAAAAGTGGCTGTTCTGGCTAAAGGCACTTATGAGGCCGGGACGCATAAATTTAATTTTGATGCAACGCTGTTGGCTTCTGGAGAATATGTTTATTATTTACGAACAGACTCACATACGCATGTAGGGAAAATGAATTTAATAAAATAA
- a CDS encoding glycoside hydrolase family 3 protein → MNKQLVILIFTIFGVSILNAQSKYLDPDVDLEIRVNDLINRLTLEEKVDQMLMNTSGIPRLNIPPYDYWNEALHGVGRSGKATIFPQAIGLAATFDKYLIFRVSSAISDEARAIYNAAQAAGNYKRYAGLTFWTPNVNIFRDPRWGRGQETYGEDPYLTGLLGVAFVNGLQGSNPNYLKTAACAKHFAVHSGPEKLRHEFNAVVSQKDMNETYLPAFEALVNAGVESIMCAYNRTNGEPCCASNFLLTKVLFDKWGFKGHVVSDCWALVDFYSDIGHGTVSNVVDAAVLALESGVNVNCGNTYKALVEAVQKGLVDESLIDERLKPLLKTRFKLGMFDPQNLNPYNSISYDVVDGDENRALAREVAARSVVLLKNNGVLPLKNDLNRYYVVGPNAASIDALLGNYFGVNSNIVTFLEGITAGVAPGSQVQYSPGTTLDRKNANPVDWSTGEAAESDVTIVGMGLTRHLEGEEGESISSPYFGDRLDYNIPENQLDYLKKIKSHGKPVIAIITGGCPMNLSEVHEIADAVLLAWYPGEEGGNAIADILFGKVSPSGRLPITFPKSLDQLPPYEDYTMKGRTYRYMIKEPMYPFGFGLSYSSFSYSDLKQSASIIKEGEVVEISCNITNVGEYPSIETVQLYITDDEASFEVPLFSLKGITSISLKPGESQTVAFNITSDMLKLINNQGDAILEKGEFTLALSGSLPTERSIELGASKPLRTKLKLN, encoded by the coding sequence ATCAACAGGCTTACCCTTGAGGAGAAGGTTGATCAGATGCTAATGAATACATCCGGTATTCCTCGCCTTAATATCCCTCCTTATGATTATTGGAATGAAGCTCTACATGGTGTTGGGCGTTCTGGAAAAGCGACTATTTTCCCGCAAGCAATAGGTTTAGCAGCTACTTTCGACAAATATCTAATATTTAGGGTTTCATCTGCGATCTCTGATGAAGCGCGCGCTATTTATAATGCTGCTCAGGCTGCTGGAAATTATAAGAGATATGCCGGATTAACCTTCTGGACTCCTAATGTTAACATATTTAGGGACCCTCGTTGGGGACGTGGACAGGAAACCTACGGAGAGGATCCTTATTTAACAGGTTTATTAGGAGTCGCTTTTGTAAATGGTTTACAAGGGAGTAATCCTAATTATCTTAAAACAGCTGCATGTGCAAAACATTTTGCTGTTCACAGTGGTCCCGAAAAATTAAGACATGAATTTAATGCTGTGGTAAGCCAAAAAGATATGAATGAAACTTATCTGCCTGCATTTGAAGCTCTTGTTAATGCAGGAGTGGAATCCATTATGTGTGCTTATAACAGAACAAATGGTGAACCTTGTTGCGCAAGTAATTTTCTTCTTACAAAGGTGCTTTTTGATAAATGGGGGTTTAAAGGACATGTTGTAAGTGATTGTTGGGCTTTAGTTGATTTCTATTCAGATATTGGTCATGGTACAGTTTCTAATGTAGTTGATGCTGCTGTATTGGCTTTGGAAAGTGGGGTAAATGTTAACTGTGGAAATACCTATAAAGCATTAGTGGAAGCGGTACAGAAAGGTTTAGTAGATGAATCACTTATAGATGAAAGACTGAAACCTCTGTTAAAAACAAGATTTAAGCTTGGTATGTTTGATCCACAAAATCTTAATCCATATAACTCAATTTCATATGATGTTGTTGATGGCGATGAAAACAGAGCTCTTGCACGTGAAGTGGCAGCCAGGTCCGTTGTTTTGCTTAAAAACAACGGGGTACTTCCTCTGAAAAATGATCTTAACAGATATTATGTAGTGGGACCTAATGCAGCCTCTATTGATGCTCTTTTGGGAAACTATTTTGGCGTTAATTCAAATATTGTCACTTTTTTGGAAGGAATTACAGCTGGAGTTGCTCCAGGTAGTCAGGTTCAATATAGTCCTGGAACTACTCTGGATAGAAAGAATGCTAATCCAGTGGATTGGTCAACAGGAGAAGCTGCTGAATCAGATGTTACCATTGTTGGGATGGGATTAACCAGACATCTTGAGGGGGAAGAAGGAGAATCTATTTCATCTCCCTATTTTGGAGATCGTTTAGACTATAATATTCCGGAAAATCAATTAGATTATCTTAAAAAAATTAAAAGTCATGGCAAACCCGTAATTGCAATTATTACAGGCGGCTGCCCTATGAACCTTTCAGAAGTTCATGAGATAGCTGATGCCGTATTGTTAGCATGGTATCCGGGAGAAGAGGGAGGGAATGCAATAGCTGATATATTATTCGGAAAGGTTTCTCCATCAGGAAGGCTGCCCATTACATTCCCAAAATCACTTGATCAACTTCCTCCATACGAAGATTACACTATGAAAGGCAGAACCTATCGTTATATGATAAAGGAACCTATGTATCCATTTGGATTTGGATTAAGTTATAGTTCATTCTCATATAGTGATCTAAAACAATCGGCTTCAATAATTAAAGAAGGAGAAGTTGTTGAGATAAGTTGCAATATTACCAATGTTGGTGAGTATCCATCAATTGAAACAGTGCAACTTTATATAACTGATGATGAAGCTAGTTTTGAGGTACCATTGTTTTCTTTAAAAGGAATTACATCTATCAGTTTAAAACCAGGTGAAAGTCAAACCGTAGCTTTCAACATTACATCAGATATGCTCAAGTTGATAAACAATCAAGGTGATGCGATTCTGGAAAAGGGTGAATTTACGCTTGCCCTATCTGGTAGTTTACCAACCGAAAGATCAATTGAACTAGGTGCATCTAAACCGCTAAGAACAAAGTTAAAATTGAATTGA